A window from Argopecten irradians isolate NY chromosome 3, Ai_NY, whole genome shotgun sequence encodes these proteins:
- the LOC138318252 gene encoding L-2-hydroxyglutarate dehydrogenase, mitochondrial-like, with the protein MAAPTKVCVLADRALFVGKRWNHRCLRSIACMQQKRSIQSSSKDSYDVVIVGGGIVGLATARELVLRHPNLSFAVVEKEKELSVHQSGHNSGVIHAGIYYQPGSLKAKLCVEGLELLYKYCDENNVPYKKCGKLIVAVNQDEIPRLDALLERGKENGVKDLRVVDGDGIKEIEPNCVGLKAVYSPHTGIIDYKVVAQSYGKFFQDRGGQVYTGFEVNKFDVTKESDSRTKDGINYPVTLRGKQGQVVKCRYAITCGGLYSDRIAELSGCHREPRIVGFRGDYLLLKPEKADLVRGNIYPVPDPRFPFLGVHYTPRMNGDVWLGPNAVLAFKREGYKLLDFSLKDTADALSFRGLRKLATRHLAFGVKEMYRGFNVSAQVKMLQKYVPALKREDVTRGPAGVRAQALDRDGQLVDDFVFDIGKGEVGGRVLHVRNAPSPAATSSLSIAKMVADKVEGTFQL; encoded by the exons ATGGCAGCTCCAACAAAAGTTTGTGTCCTAGCGGACAGAGCACTTTTTGTAGGAAAAAGATGGAATCATCGATGTTTAAGAAGTATAGCTTGTATGCAACAGAAAAGAAGCATACAAAG TTCCAGTAAAGACAGTTATGATGTTGTGATAGTAGGTGGAGGAATTGTGGGATTGGCTACTGCCAGAGAACTTGTTCTGCGACACCCAAACCTTTCGTTTGCAGTTGTGGAAAAGGAAAAGGAACTCT CTGTCCATCAGAGTGGACACAATAGTGGGGTCATCCACGCTGGGATCTACTACCAGCCAGGGTCACTCAAGGCCAAGCTGTGTGTAGAGGGACTGGAACTACTATACAAATACTGTGATGAAAACAATGTTCCATACAAAAAATGTGGAAAG TTAATTGTTGCTGTAAACCAAGATGAAATTCCACGACTTGATGCCTTATTAGAGAGAGGAAAAGAGAATGGGGTGAAAGATCTTCGTGTAGTGGATGGGGATGGAATAAAGGAAATAGAGCCAAACTGCGTG GGACTGAAGGCTGTGTATTCACCTCACACTGGAATCATAGACTACAAGGTTGTGGCTCAGTCTTATGGCAAGTTCTTCCAGGACCGAGGTGGTCAGGTCTATACAGGGTTTGAGGTTAACAAATTTGATGTGACTAAGGAAAGTGACAGTCGGACAAAAGATGGTATAAACTATCCAGTCACTCTACGAGGGAAACAG GGTCAGGTGGTGAAATGTCGATACGCCATCACCTGTGGCGGTCTGTACTCCGACAGAATCGCGGAGTTATCGGGCTGTCACAGAGAACCTAGGATTGTGGGATTTAGAGGAGACTACTTATTACTTAAACCAGAAAAAGCTGATTTGGTTCGTGGCAATATATATCCA GTTCCTGACCCTAGGTTTCCATTCCTTGGTGTCCACTACACCCCACGTATGAATGGAGATGTATGGCTTGGTCCTAATGCTGTGTTAGCATTTAAAAGGGAGGGATATAAATTGCTAGATTTCAGTCTGAAGGATACTGCTGATGCTTTAAGTTTTAG aGGCCTACGTAAGTTGGCCACCAGACATCTTGCCTTTGGGGTCAAGGAAATGTACAGAGGATTTAATGTGTCGGCTCAGGTTAAGATGTTACAGAAATATGTCCCTGCTCTGAAGAGGGAAGATGTCACAAG GGGTCCCGCAGGAGTGCGAGCTCAAGCTCTGGACAGGGATGGACAGCTGGTAgatgattttgtatttgatatagGTAAAGGTGAAGTTGGAGGTCGTGTTCTACATGTCCGAAACGCACCGTCTCCAGCGGCAACCTCTTCACTGTCTATAGCCAAAATGGTTGCCGATAAAGTAGAAGGGACATTTCAACTTTAA